The genomic DNA TTTGCACAGGAAACACCATACCGGCTCGATGATATAGTGGTAACAGCCTCTCGCATAGAGACCCCACTCAAGGAAACCCCGGCAAATATTACCGTAATTACAAGAGAAGAAATGGAGCAGAAAGGGGCAGCAACCCTGATTGATGTATTTAAGGAAGAACCCGGTCTGTCCACCAAATCATGGACAGGCACAATAAAACAATCAAATATCGACATCAGAGGTTA from Pseudomonadota bacterium includes the following:
- a CDS encoding TonB-dependent receptor plug domain-containing protein, whose amino-acid sequence is MKQKIFFTILVIILLKGNLIFAQETPYRLDDIVVTASRIETPLKETPANITVITREEMEQKGAATLIDVFKEEPGLSTKSWTGTIKQSNIDIRG